The Planifilum fulgidum genome segment GAGGAGCGGGAAAGCGGAAAAACGAAACACGTGGTCCGGGAGCAGGTCGTGCGGGCCCTGGACGGACTGGCATCGGAGGAAGTGAAGGGATTGATCGTCGCCTACGAACCGGTTTGGGCCATCGGGACCGGGCGGGCGTCCACGGCGGAGGATGCCGGCGAGGTGATCGGATTCATTCGCCGGACGGTCGCCGACCTGTACGATCAGCAGGTGGCAGGTGAGGTGCGCATTCTGTACGGCGGGAGCGTGAAGCCGGGCAATATCGGGGCGTTCCTGGCCGAAGCCGACATCGACGGAGCCCTGGTGGGGGGAGCCAGTCTGGATCCGGAGTCGTTCCGGCAGCTGGTCGCTGCCGCGGCAGGGAGGGAGAACGGATGAGCGGGCGCAAAAAACCGGTGGCTTTGATCATTCTGGACGGCTTTGCCCTCCGGGATGAGACCCACGGGAACGCCGTCGCCCAGGCGAAAAAGCCCAACTTTGACCGCTACTGGTCCCGCTATCCCCACACCCTTCTTCGGGCCAGCGGCGAGGCCGTCGGCCTGCCGGAGGGACAGATGGGCAACTCCGAAGTGGGCCACCTCAATATCGGCGCCGGCCGGATCGTCTACCAGGATCTGACCCGGGTGACGAAGGCGATCCGGGATGGGAGCTTTTTTGAAAACGAAACCTTCCTCGGAGCCATCCGCCACGTGAAGGAGCACGGAAGCAAGCTGCACCTTTACGGCCTTCTGTCGGACGGCGGGGTTCACAGCCATATCGACCACCTGTTCGCCCTCCTGGAACTGGCGGCTAGGCAGCAGGTCTCCGATGTGCTGGTCCATGCCTTTTTGGACGGGCGGGATGTGGCGCCCGACAGCGGCATTCATTACATCCGGCAGCTGCTCGCCAAGATGGAGGAGTTGGGGACCGGGCGGCTTGCCACGGTTCAGGGGCGGTATTACGCCATGGATCGGGATCGCCGCTGGGACCGGACGGAAAAGGCTTACCGGGCGATGGTCTACGGAGAAGGTCCCAAATACCGGGATCCCGTCCAGGCAGTCAAGGAATCCTATGAAAAGAGCGTCTATGACGAGTTTGTGGTGCCCACGGTGATCGTCGATGAGAGGGACCGGCCGGTGGGGCTGATCGAGGACAACGACGCCGTGATCTTCTACAACTTCCGCCCCGACCGGGCGATTCAGATTTCCCTCGCTTTCACCAACGAGGATTTTCGCGGCTTTGACCGGGGACCCAAACGGCCGAAAAACCTGTATTATGTCTGCCTCACCCATTTCAGCGAGACGGTGAAGGGGTATGTGGCCTACCGCCCGACGGATCTGGACAACACCCTCGGCGAGGTCCTGTCCCAACACGGCCTGCGCCAGCTGCGCATCGCCGAGACGGAGAAATACCCCCATGTCACCTTTTTCTTCAGCGGAGGCCGGGAAGAACCTTTTCCGGGAGAGGACCGGATTCTGATCAACTCGCCCAAGGTGGCCACCTATGACCTGAAGCCGGAAATGAGCGCCTACGAGGTGACCGACGCGCTCCTGAAGGAGATCGAGGCGGAGAAACACGACGTGATTGTCCTCAATTTCGCCAATCCGGACATGGTGGGCCACTCCGGCAAGCTGGAGCCGACGATCCGGGCGGTGGAAGCCGTCGATGAATGCCTGGGCCGGGTGGTGGAGGCGGTGCTCGCCAAGGGAGGCGTTGCCGTCATCACCGCCGACCACGGAAACGCCGACATGGTTCTGGATGAAGAGAACCGGCCGCACACGGCCCACACCACCTTCCCGGTGCCCTTCATCGTCACGGACGAAGGTGTGAAGCTGCGGGAAGGCGGCATTTTGGCGGATATCGCTCCGACGATCCTGCACCTGCTCGGCTTGCCCCAGCCGAAGGAGATGACGGGGCGTTCCATCGCCCTCTGAGTCCGGGGTATCAAAACTTGCGGCAGATCGACGCGGACAACCTTATGGAGGGAGGATCCAAATCCATGACGACGATTACCCACGTGCTCGCCCGGGAAGTGCTGGATTCCCGCGGAAATCCCACCGTGGAGGTGGAAGTGTACCTGGAATCGGGGGCCCGGGGCCGGGCGATCGTCCCGTCCGGCGCCTCGACGGGCGCCCATGAGGCGGTGGAGCTGCGGGACGGGGACAAGGAGCGCTACCTGGGCAAAGGGGTGCTGAAGGCGGTTCAAAACGTGAACGACGTGATCGCTCCCAAGCTGGAGGGAATGGACGCCCTGGAGCAGGTGGCGATCGACCGTCTGCTGATCGACCTGGACGGCACGCCGAACAAGGGGAAACTGGGCGCCAACGCCATCCTGGGAGTATCCATGGCCGTCGCCCGCGCCGCCGCCGAGGCCCTCGGAATGCCCTTGTACGCCTACCTGGGGGGCTTCAACGCCAAGGTGCTGCCCGTGCCGATGATGAACATCCTGAACGGCGGGAAGCATGCCGACAACAATGTGGACATCCAGGAATTCATGATCATGCCCGTGGGGGCGAAGTCCTTCGCCGAAGGGTTGCGGATGGGCGTGGAGGTGTTCCACAGCCTGAAATCGGTCCTGAAGGAGAAGGGACTGGCCACCTCGGTGGGGGATGAAGGGGGCTTTGCGCCCAACCTCTCCTCCAACGAAGAAGCCCTCCAGACGATCGTGTCCGCCATCGAGCGCGCCGGATACCGGCCCGGGGAAGACGTCCGGCTGGCCATCGACGTGGCCTCCACCGAGTTGTACCGGGACGGAGCCTATCATCTGGCGGGCGAGGGCGTGACCAAAACGGCCGATGAGATGATCGCCTATTACCGGGAGCTGGTGGAGAAGTACCCGATCGTCTCCATCGAGGACGGATTGGCCGAGGACGATTGGGAAGGATGGAAGAAGCTGACGGATGCCCTGGGCGGAAAGGTTCAGCTGGTGGGGGACGACCTGTTCGTCACCAACACCGAGCGGCTGTCCCGGGGAATCGAGGCCGGCGTGGGCAATTCCATCCTGATCAAGGTGAACCAGATCGGCACCCTGACCGAAACTTTCGATGCCGTGGAGATGGCCAAACGGGCCGGATACACGGCGGTCATCTCCCATCGCTCCGGCGAGACGGAGGACACGACCATCGCAGACATCGCGGTGGCCACCGGTGCGGGTCAGATCAAGACCGGCGCTCCTTCCAGGACCGATCGGGTCGCCAAGTACAACCAGCTCCTCCGGATCGAGGAAGAGCTGGGCGCCAGCGCCCGGTATCCGGGAGCTGCGGCCTTTTACAATCTGAAGGGTTGACGGGCCTCGCGCCGGGAGGGGATGCGATGCCGCGGGATGGCGCCCGCGGATGCATCCCCTTTTTTTCGCGGTTGCAAACCTTCCGGCCCTTGTGCTACATTTACTTAAGTGGAAGTGTGGGCGGAGGTGGATAAACCGTGGAACTGGCGGCAAAAATTTTGCTGGCGATCGTCAGCATCGGTTTGATTGTCGTCGTCTTGTTGCAGTCGGGAAAAAGCGCCGGACTGTCCGGGGCCATCGCCGGCGGTGCCGAACATCTGATGGGGAAGGCCAAGGCGCGGGGGATCGACGCCCTGCTCCACCGGATCACGGTGGTGTTGGCAACCCTGTTTATCCTCTTGACGCTGTTGGTCGGTTACTTCGTCAAGTGAAGAGGGATCTGTGCAGCGAGGGCTTTCCTTGCTGTTTTTTCTTTCAGGCCGTAAGCGGGCCGGCCGGGGAGAAGGGGGACGTTCCAAACTTTCCGGCCATGAAAGGACGGGGGCGTGCCGTTTGCCGGGGCGGGGCATTTGACGGCATCCCCCTCTTTTTTTCCGGGCCCTTTTGATTTGCCCGTCACGGCCCTTGCCTTTTGAAGGGACGGACCGGGATGTGGTAAAATTGTCCAGATCGCCCGCTCAGGCACCGGAGGCGGCCGTTGCGTTCCGACGGCCGACCGCTTTCCGGATGGAACATGGCCAATCCCGGGAAAAATAATAATGCAAATATGGGAGGCGGCTCATGAAAATCGTTCGTCGTTCGCCGGAACCTTTTTTTTATCCGGGCGGAGAGGTCGGGCTGCTGCTGGTGCACGGTTTTACCGGCACCCCGGCGGAGCTGAGGCCGATGGGAGACTTTTTCCGAAAGCAGGGGCTGTCCGTCCATGCCCCCCTCCTCCGGGGTCACGGAACCTGTCCGGAGGAATTGGCCCGGACCACCTGGAAGGACTGGCGGGAAAGCGTGCTTCAGGCCCACGACCGGCTGCGCCGGGAGGCGGGCGTGCGCCGCTTGTTCGCCGCGGGGCTGTCGATGGGCGGACTGTTGGTGCTGGATCTCGCCCGGCATCGGCCCCTCGACGGAGTGATCTCCATGTGCGCCCCCATTTGGCTGAAGGATCGGCGGGCCGTTTTCGCTCCCCTGGTGCGCTTCTTCAGGCCCTATCTGCCGCGGCGCGAACGGAAGGAAGCGCATATCGAGGAGCACCTGGTTTCCTACGACCGGTTGCCCCTCGCCTCCGTCGGCCATCTTCTCCGCCTGATCCGGCATGTGCGCCGCCGCTTGCCGGAAATCACCGTCCCGGCGCTGGTGATTCAGTCGGAACGGGATGAAACCGTCGAACCCTCCAGCGCCCGGTACATCCTGAAGCACCTCGGTTCAGAGGACAAGGAATTTCGTTCCTACGCCAACTCTTCCCACATCATCACCCTGGACCGGGAACGGGACCGGCTGTTCGCCGACGTGGAAACCTTCATTCGGCGCGTGACGCGAGAGAAAAGCAGAGAGGAGAAGTAGGGTGACCCAGGAACAGGAAATTCTGCGGTTCATGCAAAAACAGGCGTACAAACCGATGACCCTTCAGGAGCTGATGGAAACCTTCGGGATCGGGGAGGACGAGCGGGAGCCATTTCAGCGCCTGCTCGCGGAAATGGAGGCCGAAGGGAAGATCGTGTGCACCCGGTCGAAGCGGTACGGGGTGCCCGAACGGCTCAACCTGGTGCGGGGCACGCTGCAGGGGCACCCCAAGGGGTTCGGCTTTGTCGTACCCGACACCCCCGGAAAGCCGGATGTCTTTGTCCATCCCAACGATCTGAACGGGGCGATGGACGGGGACCTGGTCCTCGCCCGCCTGCACGGTGGGAAGCGGGAAGGCCTCCGGCCGGAGGGGGAGGTTGTCCGCATTCTCAAGCGGGGACGCACTTTTGTGGTCGGAACCTTCACGTCTCCTTCCCGCCACTTCGGCTTTGTCATCCCCGATGACCGAAGGCTTCCCGCGGATATCTTCATCCCCCCGGAAGGGCGGAACGGCGCGAAGGAAGGGCAAAAGGTGGTGGTCCGGCTTCACCACTATCCCGGCGCGCGGCACAGCGCCGAGGGAGTGGTGACGGAGATCCTGGGGCACAAGGATGACCCGGGGGTGGACATCCTGTCCATCATCCGCAAATATCAGCTGCCGGAGGAGTTCCCCGAAGAGGTGCTGCGGGAGGCGGAACAGATCCCCGAAACCATCGATCCGAAGGAACTCGAGGGGCGCCGCGACCTGCGGAACCGGACACTGGTCACCATCGACGGGGAAGATGCCAAGGATCTGGACGATGCCGTTTCCGTGGAACGGCTGCCCAACGGCCATTTCCGCCTCGGGGTGCACATCGCCGACGTGAGCTACTATGTGAAGGAAGGGAGCGCCCTGGACCGGGAAGCCTACCGGCGCGGCTGCAGCGTCTATTTGGTGGACCGGGTCATTCCGATGCTCCCCCCGCGCCTCTCCAACGGCATCTGCAGCCTCAATCCCCGGGTGGACCGGCTCACCATCACCTGCGACATGGAGCTGAACAAACAGGGGGACGTGGTGGATTACGACATCTATCCCAGCGTGATCCGCACCCGGGAACGGATGACCTACGACGCCGTGAAACGCATTCTGGTGGACGAGGATCCCGAGCTGATCGAGCGTTACGAGCCCCTCGTCGGGGATTTCCGGCTGATGGCCGAGCTTGCCAGGATCCTCCGCCGGCGGCGGATGAAGCGGGGAGCCATCGATTTCAACTTCAGCGAAGCGAAGATCAAGGTGGACGAGCGGGGAAAACCGGTGGAGATCGTTCGCCGGCCGCGGACCATCGCCGAATCGTTGATCGAAGAGTTCATGCTGGCGGCCAACGAGACGGTCGCCTCCCATTTCGCCCGCGCGGAGATCCCCTTCCTCTACCGGATCCACGAAAAACCGGATACGGAGAAGCTGCAGTCCTTCTTCGAATTCATCACGCACTTCGGCTATTCGATCCGGGGGCAGGCGGACAAGATCCGGCCCCGTGCCCTGCAACAGCTCCTGGAAGAGATCGAGGGCAAGCCGGAGGAAACCCTGATCAGCACGGTGATGCTCCGCTCGATGAAGCAGGCCCGCTACGCGGCCGAGTGCCTGGGTCACTTCGGGCTGGCTGCCCGGTATTACACCCACTTCACGTCTCCGATCCGCCGGTATCCCGATCTGGTGATCCACCGCATCATCCGGGAAGTGTTTACGGAAAAACTCTTCTCCCCGCAGCGGATCGACCAGCTGAACGCGCAGCTGCCGGAAACGGCCGATCAGGCTTCCAAGCGGGAGCGGATCGCCATCGAGGCGGAACGGGAGACCGATGACCTGAAGAAGGCCGAATTCATGATGGACCGGATCGGCGAAGAGTTCGAGGGGCTGATCAGCGGCGTCACCGCCTTCGGGATTTTCGTCGAATTGGAGAACACCGTCGAAGGCTTGGTTCATGTCAGCTACATGAACGACGATTATTACCGCTACGACGAGGATACCTACAGCCTGTACGGGGAGCGGACCGGCAAGGTGTACCGGATCGGGGACCGGGTGAAGGTTCGGGTGATCGGTGTCAACATCGACGAGCACAAGGTGGATTTCGAACTGGTCGCCAAGGAAGAAGCGGAGGAGGAACCGGAAAGAAAAGGGAAGCGGGGCCGAAAGGGCAAAAAGCGCGGCCGCCTGAAGGAGCGGGAGGAGGGCAAGCGGAAGGGGAAAAAAGGCAGGAAAAAGAAACGGGCTTGACCGTCCTTCCGGGGCGGCCGCCGCCTTGTTGACAAACATCCGCGCCGTTGCTATAGTAAGTGATGCGACTTTCCGGGAGAGGGGTGAGCGCGGTGGCCAAAAGCGGAGTGAAGGTGATCGCCCGAAACAAGAAGGCGCTTCATGATTATCACATCGAAGAAACCTACGAGGCCGGCATCGTGCTCACCGGGACGGAAATCAAGTCGATTCGCCAGGGGCGGGTCAACCTGCGGGACAGCTTCGCCCGGATCGAGGACGGGGAAGTGTATCTCCTGAACATGCACATCAGCCCCTACGAACAGGGGAACCGTTTCAACCCCGATCCGACGCGGACGCGAAAGCTGCTTCTCCACAAGGAGGAGATCCGCAAGTTGATCGGCCTGACCCGGCAGAAGGGATACACCCTGATCCCGCTGGATGTCCACCTTCGCAACGGCTTTGCCAAGGTTCAGCTCGCCTTGGCCAAAGGGAAAAAGCAGTACGACAAGCGGGCGGACATCGCCAAGAGGGACGCACAGCGGGAGATCGAGCGCCAGCTGAAGGAGCGCCGGTTCCGTTAGCGTTTGCCCGTTTGGGCAAAAATTGCTTGTCATATCCCCTTTACATTCTCTTCTTGCGGTGATATAATATCCAGTGTCCGTCGATTCCGGAATCTTGGGGGCGTTCATGGGATTCGACGGGGATCGATCGAGCGTCGGCAGCGAGCCGAGGGGCTGCGACCTTCGTCAAAAACGCAGGTTGCCAAATGTAACTGGCAAACAAGAAAACTACGCTCTGGCTGCTTAATTCCAGCCAGGATCCGCTTCACCGTCGCCCGTGCGGTGTTGCCGGGTCTCAAAGCTAGCGGGCTAGCCGACCGAAGTCGCCGCCGGTCGGAAGGCGAAATTCAGGCGGCTGGCCGGATGGAAGGCCTGTCACTGGGCAGTCCATGCGGCGAGACTTAATACAGTGACTGCGCTCGGAGAAACCGGCGTGGCGAGGTCTCCGGACAGCGGTTCGACTCCGCTCGCCTCCACCAAGCACCGATCTTCGTCATGCTGACGTAGCTCAGCTGGTAGAGCACTTCACTCGTAATGAAGGGGTCGGGGGTTCGAATCCCTCCGTCAGCACCAATAAGGAAAATGAACAGTCGCAATATAGTGTTCGGCTTAAGACACGGTTTCACTTTGGCAATCCACTTTCCATCAAAAATGATGGGGAGTGGTTTTTTGTTACTCAAGTTCGCTATTTGGGGTTTCTTGGATGAAAAGACGTACAACAACCTTTCTGAAAACGGGATTAATGGCTATCGACTCATTGTTTCCCCTATGGATTTTGCCCCCTTGCACCTACCATCACCTGTTCCTATGTTGACTTCCCCCTGTGGAAATGATAATATCCCCCTTCCCCGCCGACCTCAACGTTTCCAGACCACTTGAGATTGTCTGAGCTTGTTTAATCACTTAAGCAACCGATAAGGACGAATGTTAAACAGCTTAAAGTTAGCTTCTATGTTTTTCTCTAGGGTGGAGGGCAATTGGTCCAAGATCAATCGCTCTTTCAGCCGGAATAAGCGGTTCCATCAGGCATTGTAGTGGAAACAGTCATCAAGGGGAGGCTGCGTGTTTGACTTGAAATCGAGCCGCCGTCCGGAATTTTCCTTAAGTCGCCACAGATCGGTCGGATCATGCCCAAAAGCGGCGGCCAATCTGCCAAGCGGCGGTCCAATATCGTTGTGACAAATGCTTGAAGGTTTGACGCAACTTCCCGCCCGATCCGCCGGACTTGTTCCAGGAGCCGGGCGCTTTCTTTTCGGTTTTTCCGGCCGACCTCCTGCCGGGTTGTGGTTTCAGATGTTGAGCCGGAGCGCCAGTTCAACTTTCATTATCCTTTTATATGAAAGATTATTGCATATTTTCTAAAATAAATGTTGACTTTCACTGAAAGGGGTGTTAAAATTTGTCCAAACAAATATACTAGCATGATTACCATGTCAGATGGGTGCTTACGGTGAGACGGACTTTGGACGGTGATTCAGTGACGAAGCTGCAAAAGGAAAACTTGAAAAAGGGTTCCGCGAGGGAATTCATCTATCAGACGTTGAGGGACAAAATCCTCCGGCTGGAACTGAAGCCGGGAGTCAAAATTTCCGAGTCCGAGATTTCCGACCAGCTGAAAATGAGCCGGACGCCCGTGAGGGAGTCCTTTCTGAAATTGTCCCAGGAGGATCTGCTTGAGATCTACCCCCAAAAGGGGACCTTCGTTTCCCTCATCGACCTCGATCTGGTGGAGGAGGGCCGGTTTGTAAGAGAAAACATCGAACGGGCCATCGTCCGGGTGGCCTGCGACAGTTTTTCGGATGAACATCTGTTTCAGTTGGAAACCAATTTGAAAATGCAGGAACTCTGCAACGAGAAACGGGATTACTCGCGCCTGTACAGGCTGGACGACGAATTCCACCGGCTCTTGTTTTTCGGATGCGGCAAAATCCGAACCTGGAACATGCTGCAGCAGATGAACACCCATTTCAACCGGATGAGGCACTTGCGCCTGCACTCCTCGCTGGAATGGGACGTGATCGTCGCCCAGCACCGGGAAATTTTTCGGCTGATCAACGAAAAACGGAAGGATCAGGCCGAAGAGGCGATGATTAAACATCTCCGCTTGGCCGTGATGGAAGTCGATCTTTTGACGGCGCAATACCCGGAATACTTTCGTTTTAAAGAAAAATGAGAAAAAGGGGGGTGACGGAGGCGGGCCACACCTAAGCGGGGAAACTTCGTTCGTGCAACGGATCAACCATCTTCGGTGGGCGTGGTCTGAAGGGTGATGGTGCAAAACCTTTTTGGGGGAGGAACGTGATGAATCGACTCAAAGGGCCTTTCGCTTCGGTGGTTGCGGTTTGTCTGTCGATCATGCTGCTCCTTTCGGGGTGCGGCGGCAGCACGGCGGATCGCGAAGGCGAAAAAGTGACGATTCGGTTCTCCTGGTGGACCAATCCGACGAGGACCAAGATGACGCAGGAGGCCATCAAGCTTTTTGAGGAGAAGCATCCCGACATCGATGTGGTCATGGAGTACAGCTCCTGGGACAGCTACTGGCAGAAGCTGGCCACCCAGACCGCGGGGGGCGGCGCTCCCGATGTGATGCAGATGGACGGATCGCAATTGAGGACCTATGTCGAAAAAGGACAGTTGATGGATTTGTCGACAACCGATGTGGATACGTCCGGCCTGTCAAAGGAGACCCTGGAACTCGGCAAGGTGGATGGGAAATTGTACGGTCTGACGACCTCCGTCAACTCCCAGATGTTCATCTACAATACCGAAATTTTCAAGAAGGCCGGGGTGTCCTTCCCGGAGGAAAACTACACCTGGGAAGATCTGGCGGAGATGTGCGTCAAGATTTATGAAAAGACGGGCGTGTACGGCATGGCTAACGAGATGGAGCAGACGGGGTTGCTGAGTTATTTTGCGAGGACGAAGGGCGAGGAACTGTACGAAGGGAACAAAATCGGGTTGTCCAAGAAAACGCTTACAGAGTGGTTTCAGTATTGGCTGGACTTGCAGGAAAAGGGCGGCGTTCCGACGGCAGAGGAAAACGCTTCCTACAACCACAACGATCCTTCCGCCAGTCCGTTCATCAAAGAGAAAACCGCCATCAACTGGCTGTTCCTCGGAACGGATCCCAACTACGAACAAAGTCTGGGAAAACCCATCGGACGGGCGCTTCTGCCGGAATGGGGGAATGACAACAAGCCGTATCCGCTTCACGGAGCCATGTTCTGGTCCATGTCTTCCAAGACCAAACATCCCGAAGCGGCCGCCAAGCTGATCAATTTCCTGGAAAATGATCCGGAAGTGGCCAAGATCTTCAAGACCGACCGCGGGATTCCCGCCAATGACGAAAACATGAAAATTGTCTCCGAATCCGCCGAGGACGAAACGATCAAAAAGCAGATCGAATTCATGGAAAAGGTGAAGGCCGTGGCATCCCCCGAAAAGCTGGCGCCTCCGGGATCGAGCGAGATCGCCGACATCCTGAAGAATCTTTCGCAACAGGTGACGTTCAAAGAAATCACGCCGAGCCAAGCGGCGGAAGAGTTTATCAAACAGGGAAACAAAGCCTTGTCCCAGGGATGATCGCCGGCGCGATGCCGCGCCCGGCGGCATCGCGTCAAAGGAGGTCTTTTTCGCGTGGCATCCGAAATTCAGACGGTGCTGCAAAGAATCAAATTTCAGCGGCGATCCCGGATGGAAACTCCGCTTCAAAGGAATTTGACCGCCTATGCCTTTCTCATTCCCTGGCTCACCGGGGTGATGTGCCTCACCCTCGGGGCCATGCTTTTTACCTTTTATCTCGCCTTTACCGACTACGATCTCATCAGTTCGCCCGAATGGGTGGGGTTTGACAATTTCCGGCAGATCTTTCGCGACCCCAATTTTTGGGCTTCCCTCCGCGCCACCTTCACTTACGTGATTTTTTCCGTTCCCGCCCGCCTGGTCGTTTCCCTGCTCATCGCCCTCCTGCTGTACAAAGAAGTGCGCGGCATCGGCTGGTACCGCTCCTTTATTTACCTGCCCTCCCTGATCGGCACCAGCGTGGGCGCCGCCATCGGCTGGAGGAATCTGTTCGCCGAAGACGGGCCGATCAATTCCTTTCTCGCCCTGTTCGGAATCGAAGGGCCCAACTGGGTGGGCAATCCCTCGACCGCCATCGCGGTTTTGATCCTGCTCAGCGTCTGGCAGTTCGGATCGGAAATGGTGATTTTCCTGGCCGGCCTGAAACAGATTCCGGGATATCTGTACGAGGCGGCGATCATCGACGGCGCGTCGGCGATCCAGCGATTCTTCAAAATCACGTTGCCGATGCTGTCCCCGATCACATTTTTCAACCTGTTGATGGGGACGATTTCCTCGTTCATGATCTTCACCCAGGTGTATATCATCACGGGCGGAGGGCCCATGAAGTCCACGCTGATGTATGTGTACTACTTGTACCAGCAGGCCTTCACCTATTACAACATGGGATACGCCGCGGCCTTGTCGATCATTCTGCTCGTCATCATCGGGCTTTGTTCGGCGGTCATCTTTTTGAGCTCCCGGTGGTGGGTCAATTATGACGTGTGAGGTGGTGGACACAGGTGAGTCGCCGATCGGCCGCAAAAACCGCCCTGCGCCACGCGGTTCTCATGCTGGTGACCTTTGTGATGGTCTATCCCATCCTGTGGATGTTTTTTTCCTCCTTCAAACCGGATGAACAAATTTTTTCCACTTCCAATTTATGGCCCGAGACCTGGACGTTGGATCACTATGTTTCGGGTTTCATGAACATGAACTTCGGCCGTCTGATGTTAAACTCGCTGATCATTTCTACCGTGGTCGTCGTCGGGACGATTTTCAGTTCCTCCTTGACGGGCTTTGCCTTTGCGCGCCTTCGGTTCACGCCGCGGCGGTTTCTGATCGGATTCATGCTGTCGACCATGATGCTGCCGGCGCAGGTCGTCATGATTCCGCAGTACATCATGTTTCATAAGATCGGGTGGGTCAACACCTTTCTTCCGCTCACGCTGCCCAGCTTTCTCGGAACGGTGCCCTTCTTCATCTACCTGATGGTTCAGTTTGTCCGGGGCATTCCCAAGGAACTGGACGAAGCGGCTTACATCGACGGGTGCAGCAAGTTTCAGCTGTTTCGTTTGATCATTTTCCCCCTCGCCCGTCCCGCGATCATCACCATGTCCATTTTCGCCTTCTATTGGACATGGAACGACTTTTTCGGACAGCTCATCTATTTGTCGGACCCCGAGCTTCACACGGTTTCCCTCGGCCTGAGCATGTTTATCGACAGCACGGGCAGCACCCAGTGGGGAGATCTGTTTGCCATGTCGATTCTGTCGGTCGTTCCCGTGTTCATCGTCTTTCTGTTCTTCCAGCGCTACCTG includes the following:
- a CDS encoding GntR family transcriptional regulator, whose translation is MQKENLKKGSAREFIYQTLRDKILRLELKPGVKISESEISDQLKMSRTPVRESFLKLSQEDLLEIYPQKGTFVSLIDLDLVEEGRFVRENIERAIVRVACDSFSDEHLFQLETNLKMQELCNEKRDYSRLYRLDDEFHRLLFFGCGKIRTWNMLQQMNTHFNRMRHLRLHSSLEWDVIVAQHREIFRLINEKRKDQAEEAMIKHLRLAVMEVDLLTAQYPEYFRFKEK
- a CDS encoding alpha/beta hydrolase, encoding MKIVRRSPEPFFYPGGEVGLLLVHGFTGTPAELRPMGDFFRKQGLSVHAPLLRGHGTCPEELARTTWKDWRESVLQAHDRLRREAGVRRLFAAGLSMGGLLVLDLARHRPLDGVISMCAPIWLKDRRAVFAPLVRFFRPYLPRRERKEAHIEEHLVSYDRLPLASVGHLLRLIRHVRRRLPEITVPALVIQSERDETVEPSSARYILKHLGSEDKEFRSYANSSHIITLDRERDRLFADVETFIRRVTREKSREEK
- the rnr gene encoding ribonuclease R; the protein is MTQEQEILRFMQKQAYKPMTLQELMETFGIGEDEREPFQRLLAEMEAEGKIVCTRSKRYGVPERLNLVRGTLQGHPKGFGFVVPDTPGKPDVFVHPNDLNGAMDGDLVLARLHGGKREGLRPEGEVVRILKRGRTFVVGTFTSPSRHFGFVIPDDRRLPADIFIPPEGRNGAKEGQKVVVRLHHYPGARHSAEGVVTEILGHKDDPGVDILSIIRKYQLPEEFPEEVLREAEQIPETIDPKELEGRRDLRNRTLVTIDGEDAKDLDDAVSVERLPNGHFRLGVHIADVSYYVKEGSALDREAYRRGCSVYLVDRVIPMLPPRLSNGICSLNPRVDRLTITCDMELNKQGDVVDYDIYPSVIRTRERMTYDAVKRILVDEDPELIERYEPLVGDFRLMAELARILRRRRMKRGAIDFNFSEAKIKVDERGKPVEIVRRPRTIAESLIEEFMLAANETVASHFARAEIPFLYRIHEKPDTEKLQSFFEFITHFGYSIRGQADKIRPRALQQLLEEIEGKPEETLISTVMLRSMKQARYAAECLGHFGLAARYYTHFTSPIRRYPDLVIHRIIREVFTEKLFSPQRIDQLNAQLPETADQASKRERIAIEAERETDDLKKAEFMMDRIGEEFEGLISGVTAFGIFVELENTVEGLVHVSYMNDDYYRYDEDTYSLYGERTGKVYRIGDRVKVRVIGVNIDEHKVDFELVAKEEAEEEPERKGKRGRKGKKRGRLKEREEGKRKGKKGRKKKRA
- the smpB gene encoding SsrA-binding protein SmpB; translated protein: MAKSGVKVIARNKKALHDYHIEETYEAGIVLTGTEIKSIRQGRVNLRDSFARIEDGEVYLLNMHISPYEQGNRFNPDPTRTRKLLLHKEEIRKLIGLTRQKGYTLIPLDVHLRNGFAKVQLALAKGKKQYDKRADIAKRDAQREIERQLKERRFR
- the eno gene encoding phosphopyruvate hydratase codes for the protein MTTITHVLAREVLDSRGNPTVEVEVYLESGARGRAIVPSGASTGAHEAVELRDGDKERYLGKGVLKAVQNVNDVIAPKLEGMDALEQVAIDRLLIDLDGTPNKGKLGANAILGVSMAVARAAAEALGMPLYAYLGGFNAKVLPVPMMNILNGGKHADNNVDIQEFMIMPVGAKSFAEGLRMGVEVFHSLKSVLKEKGLATSVGDEGGFAPNLSSNEEALQTIVSAIERAGYRPGEDVRLAIDVASTELYRDGAYHLAGEGVTKTADEMIAYYRELVEKYPIVSIEDGLAEDDWEGWKKLTDALGGKVQLVGDDLFVTNTERLSRGIEAGVGNSILIKVNQIGTLTETFDAVEMAKRAGYTAVISHRSGETEDTTIADIAVATGAGQIKTGAPSRTDRVAKYNQLLRIEEELGASARYPGAAAFYNLKG
- the gpmI gene encoding 2,3-bisphosphoglycerate-independent phosphoglycerate mutase, whose product is MSGRKKPVALIILDGFALRDETHGNAVAQAKKPNFDRYWSRYPHTLLRASGEAVGLPEGQMGNSEVGHLNIGAGRIVYQDLTRVTKAIRDGSFFENETFLGAIRHVKEHGSKLHLYGLLSDGGVHSHIDHLFALLELAARQQVSDVLVHAFLDGRDVAPDSGIHYIRQLLAKMEELGTGRLATVQGRYYAMDRDRRWDRTEKAYRAMVYGEGPKYRDPVQAVKESYEKSVYDEFVVPTVIVDERDRPVGLIEDNDAVIFYNFRPDRAIQISLAFTNEDFRGFDRGPKRPKNLYYVCLTHFSETVKGYVAYRPTDLDNTLGEVLSQHGLRQLRIAETEKYPHVTFFFSGGREEPFPGEDRILINSPKVATYDLKPEMSAYEVTDALLKEIEAEKHDVIVLNFANPDMVGHSGKLEPTIRAVEAVDECLGRVVEAVLAKGGVAVITADHGNADMVLDEENRPHTAHTTFPVPFIVTDEGVKLREGGILADIAPTILHLLGLPQPKEMTGRSIAL
- the secG gene encoding preprotein translocase subunit SecG: MELAAKILLAIVSIGLIVVVLLQSGKSAGLSGAIAGGAEHLMGKAKARGIDALLHRITVVLATLFILLTLLVGYFVK